Proteins found in one Azospirillum thermophilum genomic segment:
- a CDS encoding asparagine synthetase B family protein, with protein MPDLIRALSTQVGPSVSLGPIRLFGSSGRLRSDVRGAILGLDGRIDNAAELRRSFEARGPASDDASLALDALSRWGADAPARFRGAFALAYWEEEAGRLLLAGDHLGLKTVFHARIDGALVFSTSLRVLLALPGLPRDLDEAYLAAFLSDVVPEPDATLYAAIRRVPSACTATFRPDGSPVIGEYWRPDWDRRIRHRDDDTYVEEARALLDQAVRRQLHGPGPVVCQLSGGFDSGAVAATAARLCAPAVVHALTAAPPDGVPRFEHPALITDERAAAAAVARMHPNMAWEAVASATLHPLDENPLRLFLPLGMPTRNVLNIGWFAPSMDRARALGARAVLGGYLGNMTLSWDGLCGLASMARRGDWLRLWREATALGRRHGLSAATILRRHALKPLLPPHLQRRWDDHRGAPRPESERYGAINPEFARSVGMDERRLAMGNDYPGDTDTMRRRWMSRVQTLPPVMGAMGELFGVEMRDPTADIDLLEFCFAVPDEQYLRDGQTRWLARRVLADRLPPEVLNEQRRGFQCPEFLHRLTLQRDAIVEGVEALDRSPLASRVLDVARMKRLAADWPTDAAATGFGEYGAVLHRGLHVGRFLRWIEGGTNEAGGRLDHDRPAGPAGRRRSPDGGGAEGPGHRPPRGAPGGPQGAEPDRPAPVARRRPLPPVR; from the coding sequence ATGCCCGACCTGATCCGCGCGCTGTCCACGCAGGTCGGCCCCTCCGTCTCCCTTGGCCCGATCCGGCTGTTCGGATCGTCGGGCAGGCTGCGCAGCGATGTCCGGGGGGCCATTCTCGGCCTCGACGGCCGCATCGACAATGCCGCCGAACTGCGGCGGAGTTTCGAGGCCCGTGGTCCCGCGTCCGACGATGCGTCGCTTGCCCTCGATGCGCTCTCGCGCTGGGGAGCCGATGCGCCCGCCCGGTTCCGCGGCGCCTTCGCCCTGGCCTATTGGGAGGAGGAGGCGGGGCGGCTCCTGCTCGCCGGGGATCACCTCGGCCTGAAGACGGTGTTCCACGCGCGGATCGACGGGGCCCTGGTCTTCTCCACCAGCCTGCGTGTCCTTCTCGCCCTGCCGGGCCTGCCGCGGGACCTGGACGAGGCCTATCTGGCCGCCTTCCTCTCCGACGTGGTGCCGGAGCCGGACGCCACCCTCTACGCCGCCATCCGCCGCGTCCCGTCCGCCTGCACGGCGACCTTCCGTCCGGATGGGTCCCCGGTCATCGGCGAGTATTGGCGGCCGGATTGGGACCGCCGCATCCGCCACCGCGACGACGACACCTATGTGGAGGAGGCGCGCGCCCTGCTGGACCAGGCGGTGCGCCGCCAGCTGCACGGCCCCGGTCCGGTCGTCTGCCAGCTGAGCGGCGGCTTCGATTCCGGCGCGGTCGCGGCCACCGCCGCCCGCCTGTGCGCGCCCGCCGTCGTCCATGCGCTGACCGCCGCCCCGCCCGACGGCGTGCCGCGGTTCGAGCACCCCGCGCTGATCACCGACGAGCGTGCCGCGGCGGCGGCGGTCGCGCGGATGCATCCGAACATGGCGTGGGAAGCGGTGGCATCCGCCACGCTGCATCCGCTCGACGAGAACCCGTTGCGCCTCTTCCTGCCGCTGGGCATGCCGACCCGCAACGTGCTGAACATCGGTTGGTTCGCGCCATCGATGGACCGCGCCCGCGCGCTGGGTGCCCGGGCGGTGCTCGGCGGCTATCTCGGCAACATGACGCTGAGCTGGGACGGGCTCTGCGGCCTCGCCTCCATGGCACGGCGCGGCGACTGGCTCCGCCTGTGGCGGGAGGCGACGGCGCTGGGCCGGCGCCATGGCCTGTCCGCCGCGACGATCCTGCGTCGTCATGCGCTGAAACCGCTGTTGCCGCCGCACCTGCAACGCCGCTGGGACGACCATCGCGGCGCCCCGCGGCCGGAGAGCGAACGCTACGGCGCCATCAATCCCGAATTCGCCCGGTCCGTCGGCATGGACGAACGGCGGCTGGCCATGGGCAACGATTATCCTGGCGATACGGACACCATGCGCCGCCGCTGGATGAGCCGAGTGCAGACCCTGCCGCCGGTGATGGGTGCGATGGGCGAGCTGTTCGGGGTCGAGATGCGCGACCCGACCGCCGACATCGACCTGCTGGAATTCTGCTTCGCCGTGCCGGACGAACAGTATCTGCGCGATGGCCAGACCCGCTGGCTTGCCCGGCGCGTGCTGGCCGACCGGCTGCCTCCGGAGGTGCTGAACGAGCAGCGGCGCGGTTTCCAGTGCCCCGAGTTCCTGCACCGCCTGACCCTGCAGCGTGACGCGATCGTCGAGGGGGTGGAGGCTCTGGACCGCTCGCCGCTCGCCTCCCGCGTGCTGGACGTGGCGCGCATGAAGCGGCTGGCGGCCGACTGGCCGACCGACGCGGCGGCCACCGGGTTCGGCGAGTATGGCGCGGTTCTGCACCGCGGGCTGCATGTCGGCCGCTTCCTGCGCTGGATCGAAGGGGGAACCAATGAGGCGGGCGGTCGTCTGGATCATGATCGGCCTGCTGGCCCTGCTGGCCGCCGGCGGAGCCCTGATGGCGGTGGAGCCGAAGGCCCAGGCCATCGCCCTCCACGTGGCGCACCGGGTGGTCCGCAAGGTGCAGAACCTGATCGACCCGCCCCAGTCGCTCGCCGCCGTCCGCTACCGCCTGTTCGATAA
- a CDS encoding DsbA family protein, translated as MPDEASGIVVFIDYNCIFCRRQFQVFEAMAAEGRPPRVILRHLPHSVDSIALAQALLAARQQGGAEALHRVMAAADQPLGPGDLPDLARAAGLDPERLRADAASPEIEALLDGDVKLAWSLRIESTPTMVVGTELRRGVQSGDALAALTAAAAGR; from the coding sequence GTGCCGGACGAGGCATCGGGCATCGTCGTCTTCATCGACTACAACTGCATCTTCTGCCGCCGCCAGTTCCAGGTCTTCGAGGCCATGGCGGCGGAAGGACGCCCGCCGCGGGTCATCCTGCGCCACCTGCCGCACTCGGTCGACTCCATCGCCCTGGCCCAGGCCCTGCTCGCGGCACGGCAACAGGGCGGCGCCGAGGCACTGCATCGCGTGATGGCGGCGGCCGACCAGCCGCTCGGCCCCGGTGACCTGCCGGACCTCGCCCGCGCGGCGGGGCTCGACCCCGAGCGGCTGCGCGCGGATGCCGCCTCGCCGGAGATCGAGGCCCTGCTCGACGGCGACGTGAAGCTGGCCTGGAGCCTGCGCATCGAGAGTACGCCGACCATGGTGGTCGGGACCGAGCTGCGGCGCGGCGTGCAGAGCGGCGATGCGCTCGCGGCCCTGACGGCTGCCGCGGCCGGCCGCTGA
- a CDS encoding lasso peptide biosynthesis B2 protein codes for MTAIPCRSNVTCWICWAAWPTANWFRLRNDEAPPPPARGGSRGGFDAREQPSGGSAVPHGGPAGRAGGKHGGALPSPTPDPLAAAVGRAVEAAARRLPWHPLCLEQALAAAILLRRRGIPCSLCIGVAVGGGRGFRAHAWLTAAGGTVCGGPAAVGMTPLAVIRPGKS; via the coding sequence ATGACGGCGATCCCATGCAGATCGAACGTGACGTGCTGGATCTGCTGGGCCGCATGGCCGACCGCAAACTGGTTTCGGTTACGGAATGACGAGGCTCCTCCACCGCCTGCGCGTGGTGGAAGCCGCGGCGGCTTTGACGCTCGTGAGCAGCCTTCTGGCGGTTCTGCCGTTCCGCATGGTGGTCCGGCTGGCCGGGCGGGCGGAAAGCACGGCGGAGCCCTGCCCTCCCCCACGCCGGATCCGCTGGCCGCAGCGGTCGGCCGCGCCGTCGAGGCGGCTGCCCGCCGGCTGCCCTGGCACCCGCTGTGCCTGGAGCAGGCCCTTGCCGCGGCGATCCTGCTGCGCCGCCGCGGCATTCCCTGCAGCCTGTGCATCGGCGTGGCGGTAGGCGGTGGCCGCGGCTTCCGTGCCCATGCCTGGCTGACCGCGGCCGGCGGTACCGTCTGCGGCGGGCCGGCGGCGGTCGGCATGACCCCGCTGGCGGTCATCCGGCCGGGAAAGAGCTGA
- a CDS encoding PqqD family protein, producing the protein MVERSVGPSATVVRNDEVLAAVVDGELVLMSVEQGLYFGLDPIGADIWRRMETAVRVSDLCACLVADYDGDPMQIERDVLDLLGRMADRKLVSVTE; encoded by the coding sequence ATGGTTGAACGGTCCGTGGGTCCTTCGGCGACGGTGGTGCGCAACGACGAGGTCCTGGCGGCCGTGGTGGATGGCGAACTCGTCCTGATGAGCGTCGAGCAGGGGCTCTATTTCGGTCTGGACCCCATCGGCGCCGACATCTGGCGACGGATGGAGACCGCGGTCCGCGTGTCCGACCTGTGCGCTTGCCTCGTCGCCGACTATGACGGCGATCCCATGCAGATCGAACGTGACGTGCTGGATCTGCTGGGCCGCATGGCCGACCGCAAACTGGTTTCGGTTACGGAATGA
- a CDS encoding Na/Pi symporter: MSVLITLFAGLGFIFIGTQFLTANMKQVVGARFHKLVARATGHPVKAAAVGVAAGAVIQSTNAVTFIVVSLIGAGAATVREAMPIVTWSYAGSTLRLLLASLDLGTAVMLAVGLIGMAFLLGYDRSAKHRHLVAALLGLVLLLYGVQLMNQAAVPLRQSEWLRGVLAFADRFYFWGFLAGTLLASVIQGQTVSVIAVALADGGLLGLDQTILVVIGANLGTGIQALIQGAGLKGTSRQLNLYQLVLKLIGVAVLLPLLTAEHYAGLPGVKAAVGLLTQDVAFQVTAVHWAFQIVSALVASVLNRPLYRVIERMSPPTGEEILSRPEHIDGRAAVQPLAALSMVEQEQARLLHRLPDFLAGVREDASARPLAPAPVLRSAGNELARAIDAFLKSTLQTPMPPEELDRLMRRWNCNELLLGLQDALAELATTLEKVRRNPEVARIADGMAESLHMMLLTLAEEADPAHAAGPAMLETLTADRSALMRRIREDLTERLPDLPVADRQAVWRATDLFERLTWLMRRYAVNLPRPAEDPASPMAGA, translated from the coding sequence ATGTCCGTTCTGATCACGCTTTTCGCCGGGCTCGGCTTCATCTTCATCGGCACACAGTTCCTGACCGCCAACATGAAACAGGTGGTCGGCGCCCGCTTCCACAAGCTGGTGGCGCGGGCGACCGGACATCCGGTGAAGGCGGCGGCGGTCGGCGTCGCCGCCGGGGCGGTGATCCAAAGCACAAACGCCGTCACCTTCATCGTCGTCAGCCTGATCGGCGCCGGGGCCGCGACCGTGCGCGAGGCGATGCCCATCGTCACCTGGTCCTATGCCGGCTCCACCCTGCGCCTGCTGCTCGCCTCGCTCGACCTCGGCACCGCGGTGATGCTGGCGGTCGGGCTGATCGGCATGGCCTTCCTGCTGGGCTACGACCGTTCGGCCAAGCACCGCCATCTCGTGGCGGCGCTGCTGGGCCTGGTCCTGCTGCTCTACGGCGTGCAGCTGATGAACCAGGCGGCGGTGCCGCTGCGCCAGTCGGAGTGGCTGCGCGGCGTGCTGGCCTTCGCCGACCGCTTCTATTTCTGGGGGTTCCTGGCCGGGACGCTGCTGGCCTCGGTGATCCAGGGGCAGACCGTGTCGGTCATCGCGGTGGCGCTCGCCGATGGCGGGCTGCTCGGGCTCGACCAGACGATCCTGGTGGTGATCGGCGCCAATCTCGGCACCGGCATCCAGGCGCTGATCCAGGGGGCCGGGCTGAAGGGAACCAGCCGCCAGCTCAACCTCTACCAGCTCGTCCTCAAGCTGATCGGCGTCGCGGTGCTGCTGCCGCTGCTGACGGCCGAGCATTATGCCGGGCTGCCGGGGGTGAAGGCGGCGGTCGGGCTGCTGACGCAGGACGTCGCCTTCCAGGTGACCGCCGTGCACTGGGCCTTCCAGATCGTGTCGGCCCTGGTGGCGAGCGTCCTCAACAGGCCGCTCTACCGGGTGATCGAGCGGATGAGCCCGCCGACCGGCGAGGAGATCCTGTCCCGTCCGGAGCACATCGACGGCCGGGCCGCGGTCCAGCCGCTGGCGGCGCTGTCGATGGTGGAGCAGGAGCAGGCCCGCCTGCTGCACCGGCTTCCCGACTTCCTGGCCGGCGTGCGCGAGGATGCTTCCGCCCGCCCGCTGGCTCCCGCCCCGGTCCTGCGCTCGGCCGGGAACGAACTGGCCCGCGCCATCGACGCCTTCCTGAAGAGCACGCTGCAGACGCCGATGCCGCCGGAGGAACTCGACCGGCTGATGCGCCGCTGGAACTGCAACGAGCTTCTGCTCGGGCTGCAGGACGCGCTGGCGGAGCTGGCCACCACGCTGGAGAAGGTCCGCCGCAATCCCGAGGTCGCCCGCATCGCCGACGGCATGGCGGAATCGCTGCACATGATGCTGCTGACGCTCGCCGAGGAGGCCGACCCCGCGCATGCGGCCGGGCCGGCGATGCTGGAAACGCTGACCGCCGACCGCTCCGCCCTGATGCGGCGCATCCGCGAGGACTTGACGGAGCGTCTGCCCGACCTGCCCGTCGCCGACCGGCAGGCGGTGTGGCGGGCGACCGACCTGTTCGAGCGGCTGACCTGGCTGATGCGCCGCTATGCCGTGAACCTGCCGCGGCCGGCCGAAGACCCCGCATCCCCCATGGCCGGGGCGTGA
- a CDS encoding autotransporter domain-containing protein, with protein sequence MKLAVRGLTGALLASAAFFGPLPGPALAQTIGDPASFVTAEYLADHGLALSNAAQAYALGFTGKGVIVGVIDTGLDTSHPEFAGKIAVGGQDLLYGVPMTDRDGHGTHVAGTIAAARDGIGMHGVAFDARVIPFRSIRGRGDTETQLPNDVSATTRGIDAAVAAGARVINGSYGPSFYDEAYPNTAQMIGPSDAAEAQALIRAARAGVVGVFAAGNEYTDNPVINRNPTGSAFLPYVRPSNRDSGVYVTVDDDGDPTEANYDFSELEGMVVAVASVDRNKRISWFSNRCGVARNWCLVAFGGGAAGENQPSTADDVLSAKAGGGYFTTYGTSMASPHVAGGIAVLMEAFPGLSARDIVYILLNTAEDLGAPGVDEIYGHGLMDLGKAVRGPTSFAAGGFTTITVANGSGATFANDISGTGGLIKQGAGTLTLTGANSYTGLSQVQAGTLAVNGTVAGGVTVSQGATLRGTGRVDGGTLVAGTLAPGNSPGTLTAGGPVELTRTATLAVEIDGTGTGNGAGNHDRLIVTGTGGSFTAGGTIAPVTRGISAPATNSFTPTLGQGFTVVEAAGGVLGSFGGLTQPTSGLPAGTRFDAVYGSRTLTLRVTPARYGDIAAAGLTGTRNRNAAGGALDAARPVAGTRPDAAAQPVFDALYPLAGEAVGQALDQIGGAIHGEAMQAQLGVRRAVGGAIGDRLALLRDGSAAAQASAGLGRVGVTGRGAAALGVAEGGLTERGGAEGAGGDRAAWIRVLGSFGSIRGDGNAPGVKARTGAALVGADAEVARGVTAGLAVGYSRTDADARKGGGSVTIDGYHATLYGAASVGSAFIEGTAGYSFDRYESSRPLSFGGYSAVASGKADGHDLSASLTAGTRLTVEGVTVEPSAGLRVDRLFRSGFGERGAGLLSLSVADETLTAVRSTIGARANTLVTLEDGTEIRPSLRLHWAHDLADRGAETRAGLAAASFTTAGTRVGRDAALIGTGVSVGLSGSLALYADYGAELRRHAADHTVAAGLKLAW encoded by the coding sequence ATGAAACTCGCAGTTCGCGGCCTGACGGGCGCGTTGCTGGCTTCCGCGGCATTCTTCGGCCCGCTCCCCGGACCCGCCCTGGCGCAGACCATCGGCGATCCGGCCTCCTTCGTCACCGCGGAATATCTCGCCGACCACGGGCTCGCCCTGTCCAATGCGGCGCAGGCCTACGCGCTGGGCTTCACCGGAAAGGGCGTGATCGTCGGCGTGATCGACACCGGGCTCGACACCAGCCATCCGGAGTTCGCCGGCAAGATCGCGGTGGGCGGGCAGGACCTGCTCTACGGCGTGCCGATGACCGACCGCGACGGGCATGGCACCCATGTCGCCGGCACGATCGCCGCAGCGCGCGACGGGATCGGCATGCATGGCGTCGCCTTCGACGCCCGCGTCATCCCCTTCCGGTCGATCCGCGGCCGCGGCGACACCGAGACCCAGCTTCCCAACGACGTCAGCGCGACCACCCGCGGGATCGACGCCGCCGTGGCGGCCGGCGCCCGCGTCATCAACGGCAGCTACGGGCCGTCCTTCTACGACGAGGCCTACCCGAACACCGCCCAGATGATCGGCCCGTCCGACGCGGCCGAGGCGCAGGCGCTGATCCGCGCGGCACGCGCCGGCGTGGTCGGCGTGTTCGCCGCCGGCAACGAGTACACCGACAATCCCGTCATCAACCGCAACCCGACCGGCAGCGCCTTCCTGCCCTATGTCCGGCCGTCCAACCGCGACAGCGGCGTCTATGTGACGGTGGATGACGACGGCGACCCGACCGAGGCGAACTACGACTTCTCGGAACTGGAGGGGATGGTGGTGGCGGTCGCCTCGGTCGACCGCAACAAGCGGATCTCCTGGTTCAGCAACCGCTGCGGCGTCGCGCGGAACTGGTGCCTCGTCGCCTTCGGCGGCGGTGCCGCGGGCGAGAACCAGCCGTCGACCGCCGACGACGTGCTGTCGGCCAAGGCCGGAGGCGGCTATTTCACGACCTACGGCACCTCGATGGCGAGCCCGCACGTCGCGGGCGGCATCGCCGTGCTGATGGAGGCCTTCCCCGGCCTGTCCGCCCGCGACATCGTCTACATCCTGCTGAACACGGCGGAGGATCTGGGCGCCCCCGGCGTGGACGAGATCTACGGCCACGGGCTGATGGACCTGGGCAAGGCGGTGCGCGGCCCGACCTCCTTCGCCGCGGGCGGCTTCACCACCATCACCGTCGCCAACGGGTCTGGCGCCACCTTCGCCAACGACATCTCCGGCACCGGCGGGCTGATCAAGCAGGGCGCCGGCACCCTGACGCTGACCGGTGCCAACAGCTACACCGGGCTGTCGCAGGTGCAGGCCGGCACGCTGGCGGTCAACGGCACGGTGGCCGGCGGGGTCACCGTCTCGCAGGGCGCCACGCTGCGCGGCACCGGGCGGGTCGACGGCGGCACGCTGGTGGCCGGCACGCTGGCACCCGGCAACTCGCCCGGCACGCTGACCGCCGGCGGCCCGGTGGAGCTCACCCGAACCGCCACCCTGGCGGTGGAGATCGACGGAACGGGCACCGGCAACGGCGCCGGCAACCACGACCGGCTGATCGTCACCGGGACCGGCGGCAGCTTCACCGCCGGCGGCACGATCGCGCCGGTCACCCGCGGGATCAGCGCGCCGGCCACCAACAGCTTCACCCCGACCCTCGGCCAGGGCTTCACGGTGGTGGAGGCGGCGGGCGGCGTGCTCGGCAGCTTCGGCGGCCTGACGCAGCCGACGAGCGGCCTGCCCGCCGGCACGCGGTTCGACGCCGTCTACGGCAGCAGGACGCTGACCCTGCGCGTCACCCCCGCCCGCTACGGCGACATCGCCGCCGCCGGCCTGACCGGCACGCGCAACCGCAATGCCGCGGGCGGCGCGCTCGATGCTGCCCGCCCGGTTGCCGGCACCCGGCCCGACGCGGCGGCCCAGCCGGTGTTCGACGCGCTCTACCCGCTGGCCGGCGAGGCGGTCGGCCAGGCGCTCGACCAGATCGGCGGCGCCATCCATGGCGAGGCGATGCAGGCCCAGCTCGGCGTCCGCCGCGCGGTCGGCGGCGCCATCGGCGACCGCCTCGCCCTGCTGCGCGACGGCAGCGCCGCGGCGCAGGCCTCGGCCGGCCTCGGCCGCGTCGGCGTCACCGGCCGGGGCGCCGCGGCGCTCGGCGTGGCGGAGGGCGGCCTGACGGAGCGCGGCGGAGCGGAAGGTGCCGGCGGCGACCGAGCCGCCTGGATCCGCGTGCTCGGCAGCTTCGGTTCGATCCGCGGCGACGGCAATGCGCCGGGCGTCAAGGCGCGCACCGGCGCGGCGCTGGTCGGTGCCGATGCCGAGGTCGCCCGGGGCGTGACGGCCGGCCTGGCGGTCGGCTACTCCCGGACCGACGCCGATGCCCGCAAGGGCGGCGGCTCCGTCACCATCGACGGCTACCACGCCACGCTCTACGGGGCCGCCAGCGTCGGCAGCGCCTTCATCGAGGGGACGGCCGGCTACAGCTTCGACCGCTACGAGTCCTCGCGCCCGCTCTCCTTCGGCGGCTATTCCGCCGTGGCGTCGGGCAAGGCGGACGGGCACGACCTCTCGGCCTCGCTGACGGCCGGCACCCGCCTCACGGTGGAGGGAGTCACGGTGGAGCCCAGCGCCGGCCTGCGCGTCGACCGGCTGTTCCGCTCCGGCTTCGGCGAGCGGGGGGCCGGGCTGCTGAGCCTGTCGGTGGCGGACGAGACGCTGACCGCCGTCCGGTCCACCATCGGTGCCCGCGCCAACACGCTGGTGACGCTGGAGGACGGCACGGAGATCCGCCCGTCGCTGCGCCTGCACTGGGCGCACGACCTCGCCGACCGCGGGGCGGAAACGCGGGCCGGCCTCGCCGCCGCCAGCTTCACCACTGCCGGCACGCGGGTCGGCCGCGACGCCGCCCTGATCGGCACCGGCGTCTCGGTCGGGCTGTCCGGCAGCCTGGCGCTCTACGCCGACTATGGCGCCGAACTGCGCCGCCACGCGGCCGACCACACGGTGGCGGCCGGCTTGAAGCTCGCCTGGTGA
- a CDS encoding isoaspartyl peptidase/L-asparaginase family protein: MTESSYPFVLAVHGGAGTIDRSRLTPEREAAYHAGLRAALAAGHAVLAGGGAALDAVTAAVMALEDEPLFNAGRGAVFTSEGRQEMDAAVMDGRERAAGAVAGLFGPRNPVLAARAVMERSEHVLLIGKGAEEFARAQGIPFAEESYFFTRERWTALQDEMERRRSGAADDGDEQRKHGTVGAVALDIHGTVAAATSTGGMTAKAPGRVGDSPVIGAGTWADNATCAISATGHGEYFIRHGVAHEIAARMRWAGQGLDEAAQAVVVDELGPIGGSGGLIAVDRRGTVSLPFNCSGMYRGYVRADAVAHTAIHREDYRSAAL; encoded by the coding sequence ATGACCGAAAGCTCTTATCCCTTCGTCCTGGCCGTCCATGGCGGAGCGGGGACCATCGACCGCAGCCGCCTGACGCCCGAGCGGGAGGCCGCCTACCATGCCGGCCTGCGCGCCGCGCTCGCCGCCGGCCATGCCGTGCTGGCCGGGGGAGGCGCCGCGCTCGACGCCGTCACCGCCGCCGTGATGGCGCTGGAGGACGAGCCGCTGTTCAACGCCGGCCGCGGCGCCGTCTTCACCAGCGAGGGCCGGCAGGAGATGGACGCCGCGGTGATGGACGGGCGGGAGCGGGCGGCAGGGGCCGTCGCCGGCCTGTTCGGCCCGCGCAACCCGGTGCTGGCCGCCCGCGCGGTGATGGAGCGGTCGGAGCATGTGCTGCTGATCGGCAAGGGGGCGGAGGAGTTCGCCCGTGCCCAGGGCATTCCCTTCGCCGAGGAGTCCTACTTCTTCACGCGGGAGCGCTGGACCGCCCTGCAGGACGAGATGGAGCGCCGGCGCAGCGGTGCGGCCGACGACGGGGACGAGCAGCGCAAGCACGGCACGGTCGGCGCGGTCGCGCTCGACATCCACGGCACGGTGGCCGCCGCCACCTCCACCGGCGGCATGACGGCCAAGGCGCCGGGCCGGGTGGGGGATTCGCCGGTGATCGGTGCCGGCACCTGGGCCGACAACGCGACCTGCGCCATCTCCGCCACCGGCCACGGCGAGTATTTCATCCGCCACGGCGTCGCCCACGAGATCGCCGCCCGCATGCGCTGGGCGGGGCAGGGGCTCGACGAGGCCGCCCAGGCCGTCGTGGTGGACGAGCTCGGCCCGATCGGCGGCTCCGGCGGGCTGATCGCGGTGGACCGCCGCGGTACTGTGTCGCTGCCCTTCAACTGTTCGGGCATGTACCGCGGCTATGTCCGCGCCGATGCGGTCGCCCACACCGCCATCCACCGCGAGGACTATCGCAGCGCGGCGCTGTAG